In Xanthomonas fragariae, the genomic window GCCAATCATCTGTTGCGCGTGTTGCGACTGCGCCAGGGCGATGCGTGCATCCTGTTCAACGGCGATGGCAGCGATTACCACGCACGCATCACCGTGGCAGGCAAGCGTGCGGCACGCGCGATGGTGGAGCGCGCCGAGCCGCTGGCGAACGAATCGCCACTGCGGATCACCTTGCTCCAGGGCATCGCACGCGGCGAGAAGATGGATCTGATTTTGCAAAAGGCCACCGAGTTGGGCGTTGCGGTGATCGTGCCGGTCAACGCCGAGCGCACCGAGGTCAAGCTCGATCCGGCCCGCATGGAAAAACGCGTTGCGCATTGGCGCAGCGTGGTGGTGTCGGCGTGCGAACAATCCGGGCGCGCACGCGTTCCGCATCTGGCTGCGCCACTCGGCCTGCTGGAAGCCGCGCAGGCAAGCGATCCGCGCGAACTAAGGTTGACGTTGGACCCGCAGGGCGAGCATCGCCTGAGCACGCTGCCGGCAGGCATCCAACGGAGTGTGATCGTGGCGATCGGGCCGGAAGGCGGCTGGTCGCCACGCGATCGCATGATTCTCGGCGAGGCTGGTTTCAGCGGTTTGCGATTGGGCCCACGCATTTTGCGCACAGAAACCGCAGGGCTGGCAGCGGTTGCAGCGCTGCAGTCGCGGTTTGGGGATCTTTAAGGCAACGCTGAAATAACTCCCCCAGACTGCGAAACGTGCCATCTGGCAGCGTGCTTTCGAACAGCGCAATGAAGCAGCAGACATCGGTCAGACGCAGCGCAGACGGAAGAATGCGCGTCGCTGCATTCAATCAGGGCCATTGCGAAGTGAATCGCCCCGGCTTCTGTAGACACCCCGAAACCTCATTTTGATTACTGCTTTTCGAACTCGACCGGAGACAGCCCCCTATTGTGTCCGTGCTGCCGTCTGGTGTTGTAGAACATCTCGATGTAGTTGAAGACGTCGGACTTGGCTTCATCGCCAGTCACGTAAATCCTGTGTTTGATGCGCTCGCGTTTGAGGAATTGGAACACGCTCTCGGCGACTGCGTTTCACCCAAGTTACGCAGATCACGGGTGATCTTCCGGCAACCATACACCCCGCCGCTTTCCAGCCAGAACTGCTTGATCAGGCCCAGGACACGCGCGTCATAGTTGGCCCGTGTCGACACCCACGCGCTCCGCCAGGCGGAGTACCCGCTGGGATGCAGGCCAAACACCTTACACATGCTTCGAAGGCGAAATTCCTGTCATGGTCGAGCATAAACGCGTACTTCACCCGGACAGCTTGGCAAAGTACGCTGCGGCCTTTTTCAGGATGTCTCGCTCTTCGGTGACCCGCCGCAACTCCGACTTGACCCGTCGCAGTTCGGACGCCTGATCGATTGCCGCCAGATGCGTGGGTGATGGAGTCGTTGTGAATTATGGCCGCAAGGTGTCTAGGAAAGCCGGGGCGATTCAGCAAATCCGATCCATCTAATGCCGGGACTGAATATCTAGCAAACCGGCATTCGACAATGCACTCGCTTAGCGCGCGGCATGCAGCCGATATCAGCGTTTGCGGCCGATCAGCGGCGACGTCCAACTTGCCACATCTTGCAAACGCATTATCCCAGCGCGTGCGCTGGCACCGGCTGCTCGCCGGTGTGCGCCAACGCCTGCATATGGGTCACCACGCCACTGAACAACCGTGCGGTGGCGGCACTGCGGGTGCGGAAAATCTCTTCCAGCGCGCCGTAGTACCACAGCGTGCCCTCACGCCCGGCGGTGAACACGTTGAAGATGTCCTGGCCCACGGCAGGGTTTTCCAGGTCCTGCACGATGGTCCGCGCGTTGTAAAGCTTGTCGCAGCCCGACACCAGCAGCGCACGCTCCGGCGTCTTGCGCAGATGGTCCAAGTAGGCGAGCTTGCGCTCGCGCCAATCGCGTTTGCGCGCACTCCGGGTATTGTCCACCTCGGCCTTGTCTTCGGCAGTGGCGTCGGTACATGCCATCACGATGTCGGCCACCGCATTGCCGAACTGCGCGCGGATCGATGCTTCGTGGCCGCCACCACAGTCTTCCACTACATCGTGCAACAAGCCGGCAATGGCCTGTTCTTCGTCGCCGCCGCATTCCAGCACTAGCGTCGATACGCCCAATAAATGGCTCAGATACGGGATCTGCGTGCCCTTGCGCACCTGCCCGGCATGGGCGATGCGCGCGTAGTCCACGGCCAAGGCGTAGCGTTCGGTGAGAGCGGTCATGGGGCGTCCGATGCGAGCGATGGACACATTATCGCCGAGCCCGACCACGCGCGGAGTGAGGATGCCGCGACGATACGTGTGCAGACGCGATAACGCGCTGTTGCCTCCGATAGGACTAGGGTAGCCCCACGCCGCACGATTGCTCAGCCATGCCTATGCTTTCCGTTTGCAACGCCTGCCGCGATGGACAGGACTTTCCCACCGCGATCACGATGGCCTTCCAGCCGATCGTCGATGTGTCCACCCGTAGCATCTATGCCAGCGAAGCACTGGTGCGCGGGGTCAATGGCGAATCGGCCGGCAGCATTCTGGCCGCCGTCGATGAGCGCAACCGCTACGCCTTCGACCAGGTCTGCCGCGTCAAGGCGATCGAATGCGCAGCGCAGATCGCGCTTCCGACATTGCTGTCGATCAACTTCATGCCCAACGCGGTCTACAACCCCGAGCACTGCCTGCGCGCCACGCTCTCGGCCACCGAACAATACGGCTGGCCGCTGGACGCCATCATCTTTGAGGTCAGCGAGCAGGAACGCCTGGCCGACCCGGCACATCTGCTCTCGATCCTGCGCACCTATCGGGCGCGCGGCATGAAAACCGCCATCGACGATTTCGGCGCCGGCTACTCGGGGCTCGGCCTGCTGGCCGATTTCCAACCGGACCTGCTCAAACTGGACATGGCCCTGATCCGCGGCATCAACACCGACCTCAGCCGCCAAGCCATCGTCTGCCACGTCACCCGCATGTGCGAAGAACTCGGCATCGCGGTGATCGCCGAAGGCATCGAACACCCCGACGAATGCCGCACCCTGCGCGACATGGGCATCCGCCTGCAACAAGGCTACCTGTTCGCCCACCCGCAAATCGGCGCGCTGCCGCAGGTCCATTGGCCAGAGTGAATGCATCGACTTCCCAATCCCGATTCCCAGCGGCGCTACCGTGCCGTCACACACGGACCGCGGAATTGGCCCGAGTTGCGATGTCTTACCCGGCAGCTCCACTTCCACCTCGTCTACATAGCACCAGCCCCAACCTTCGGGTCGGTCGTAGACTTCGATAATTGGGTGGCCGGTGGCATGGCAATGCGCGGTGGCCACACCTGCGGCATAGGCGTACATGCACCCATGGGCTATCGATGGCCAGGCATTGTTCGCAGCCACGCGCGCTCGACACGACCTCGGCAATCTGCGCGGTGTGGCGCAGTGGTCGCTCATGAGGTGGTGGACTCCTGGTTGGCGCTGGCAAGTTCGGACATGGGCACCGGGTCGGCCTGGCGCGCCAGATACTGGTGAATCTGCGCGACCACTGCGGCGCCCTCGCCCACTGCGGCGGCCACGCGCTTGACCGAGCTGGCGCGCACATCGCCGATGGCAAACACACCGGGGCGATTGGTTTCCAGCGGCCAACACGCCGGCATGCCATCGCCACGCGCGGTGCCGGTAATGACAAAGCCGCGCTTGTCGGTTTCTACGCAGTTCTGCAGCCAATCGGTGTTGGGGTCTGCGCCGACAAACAGAAACAGATGCCGCAATTCCAAGCGCATGGTCTGCCCGTCGGCACGGGTGCGTAGCACCGCCGCGTGTAGGCCGCGCTCCGGGTCGCCTTCGAGCGCGGAGACTTCGGTGCCGGTATGCAGTTGCACATTCGGCAGTGCGGCAATGCGTTCGATGAGATAATGCGACATCGACGCTTCCAGCCCATCGCCCCGAATGATCAGGTGCAGTTGCTTGACCCGCGGCGCCAGAAACGCCACCGCCTGGCCTGCAGAATTACCGCCACCGACCAACACCACCACACCACCCTCGCACAGGCGCGCTTCCACCGGCGATGCCCAGTACGACACGCCATGGCCTTCGAAGCGATCCAGCCCTTCGATGTCCGGGCGCCGGTAGCGCACACCCGAGGCGATGACCACGGTGCTAGCCAGCAATTGTTTGCCGTCGGCAAGATCCAGCGTCAACGCGCCATCGTCGCGCCCGCATTCCAGCGTGGCCGCTTCAATCGGGATGGCCAGTTCGGCGCCGAATTTCAGCGCCTGGTTGTACGCACGCCCGGCCAGCGCCTGGCCCGAAATTCCGGTCGGAAAGCCTAGATAATTTTCGATACGGGCCGAGGCGCCGGCCTGCCCGCCGATGGCGCGCTGATCCAGCACCAGCACCGATAAACCTTCGGACGCGGCATACACCGCCGTCGCCAGACCGGCCGGGCCGGCACCCACAATCGCTACGTCGTAGCGCTTGTTGGGGTCGATGTCCGGCGTCATGCCCAGGCAATGCGCCGCTTCGACATCGCTGGGCTGGCGCAGCACACGGCCGCTGGGGCAGGCCATCACCGGCAAGTCGTGCTCCTGGATGCCCAGCCGATCGACCAGCGCGCGGCCTTCTTCATCGGAAACATCGATCACCGTGTTAGGGTAGCCATTGCGAGTCAAGAACCCCTGCAAACGGGTCAGATGCGCATCGTCCGGCTCGCCGATCAACATCGAGCCGGAGGCATCGCCTTCGATCAATCCAACGCGGCGCAGGATCAGCGCACGCATCACCACCTCGCCTACGTCGGCCGAGCTGATCATCAGCGCGCGTAGATGCGCGGTGTCGAACGGCAACGCCAGACAGCCATCCGGCCCGGCCCGGCCGGCAGCGAGCGACGCGCGCCCTGCCAACTGGCTGATCTCGCCGGTGAACTGACCAGGCGTGTGGAGCATGATCGGCTTTTCATTGCCCAGCCCGTCGCGATGCACCACTTCGATGGCGCCGTCCAGCACCACCCACACAGGCGCGTGCGCATCACCCACGTCGAACACAGTTTCGCCGGCACTGAAGCGCTTTGCCGACCCGCTGGCGAAGCGCCGCGTAATCGCCAATTGGGCCAAGTCCAGCTCGGGAAACATCTGATGGTGGCGGGTATCGTCCAAAGGCATGGATCGGCGACACTGACGGGACAACATGCAAGCATGGCCAGCGGTGATGACGATGGCAAACAACTAATCGCGCAATGCCGGCTACGACATGCATCGCACGTGCAGCAAGCGCACGCGAGCAGATGCGGCGCAGGTTTGACGGCTCGCAATGCGTTTGGCGAAACCGTCGGCGAAACCGTCGAATGCGTGGTCGGCTTACCGAGCGCAACCCAGGCAATCAACCACAACCGTGCGCATTTAGTAGTGGCCAACAAAACGACTGCGTTCACCTCAAAGTGCATAACACGCGCTAATGCTGCGGCGGCTCCCAATGCCGGCCGTGCTGCCCGGCAGCCATGCGTTCGGCCGGGCGCACGCAACTCACCACGCTGATGCGCCACCCAGCACTGGGAGCGCCGCTGTGGGAACGTCGAATTCATCCATCTGCGTGATATGCGGGCAATGCGCTGGATTTCAGCGCAACAGTCTCGTCACGCACAGCGCCACTGCGACCAGTTCAGCTTCACGCTGCGGTACGCAAAACGCCGCGCCTTGTTCACCCATCATGATTAAGCATGCCTGTCTGATTTCGATGGAGTCATCAGTATGCATCGCACCCCTGCTGCCCACGTGGTGATTTCGGGCGCTTCCAGCGGCATTGGTCAGGCCACCGCTGAAGCGTTCGCCGAACAAGGCGCACGCCTGCTGCTGGCCGCTCGCAACGAAGACGCGTTGAATGCCATCGCCAAACGCTGCCGTGCGCATGGCGCCGAAGTATTGGTTGTGCGCACCGACGTCAAGCATGTCGAACAGGTGCAAGCGCTGGCCGCCAGCGCGCGGAGTTTCCTGGGCCGCGTCGATCTGTGGTTCGGCAATGTCGGCGTCGGCGCGGTGGGTAAATTTCATGAGGTGCCGATCGAAGCCAGCGCGGCGGTGATCCACGCCAATCTGCTGGGCCGCATGCACGACGCACACGCGGCCATCCCGATGTTCATCGAGCAAGGCCACGGGGTCTTCGTCAACATGATCTCTTCCGGCGGCTTTGCGTCCACACCATTCGCTGCCGCCTACAGCGCCAGCAAGTTCGGCCAGCGCGGCTTCTACGAAGCACTGCGTGCAGAACTGAGCGAATACCCCCAGCATCCATGTCTGCGATGTGTACCCGTACTTCGTCGACACACCGGGTTTGACACACGGCGCCAACTACGTGGGGCGGCGCGTCACCGGGCCGCCGCTCATACTAGACCTGCGCACCGTGGCCGCTGCGGTCGTGCGCCTGCTGGATCGTCCACGCAACACCGTGGTGCTGGGCGCGGCGACCTATGCAATGCGCGTAGGCCATGCGCTGGCGCCGCATGCGTTGGCGCGCGCCATGAATCGGTTATTCCAGCGCTACTTTGCACAGTCTCCACGCGTGGCGCGCTCCAGCGGCAATGTGTTCGGGCCGCCCATCATTGCCGGCGGCATCGATGGTGGCTACCGCAGGCGTGCTGCGGCGCGGCCGCGCTCGACAAGTAACAAGGTGATGATCGGTGCGGCAGCCTCCACGGCCGCGACCTTGGCGGCGTTGGCGTTGCGGCGTCGTTAGCGGCTGACGTTCGCACTCAGCTCGGCCCATGCCGGGAGCGCGTGGTGCGTGCTTTGCTCAAACCAGGCCGGATATCCACGCCAAGCGCATCAATCGCGCGTAATGCGGATAGCCAGCTCGGCCACGGTTGCGTAATACGCAAACGCCAACGCCAACGCATTGCTCGACTTTCCCGCTGCCAGCCAGCCGCTACCGCGCCATCGATTCCTGCACACTGTATTTTTCGCATGCCTGCCGGTTGGCTGATGCCTGGTGAAGCGACGCGTTCATCACGCGACACACGCCTGCTGCATGCGCCCCACGCGTTCACATGATGCACAACATTCGTTCACCCGTGCGCATCGTAATGGTTCCCACACTGGTGTCGATCGATACGCAGCCTGGTTGCGTATCTTGCTATCGCCCAATGCAGGAGACCGTGCATGTCCAGCGCCAAGAATCAGTACCAAATGCAGAACCCGTTGACCCAGTTTCCGCAGCCGCAATTCCCGGAACAGACCCAGCACGCGCCCGGATCCATCCACGCGTTGCAGCCGCAAGCCGACCATGGCGAGCAGAGCTATGAGGGCTTTGGCCGGCTCAAGGGCCGCAAGGCGCTGATCACCGGCGCAGATTCCGGTATCGGCCGCGCCACTGCAATCGCGTTTGCGCGCGAAGGTGCCGACGTCGTGCTCAACTATTTGCCGGAAGAAGAGTCCGATGCTGCCGAAGTCGTGCAGCTGATCCAGGCTGAAGGCCGCAAAGCCATCCCTATGCCGGGCGATCTGAACAACGAAGCGTTCTGCACCGAACTGGTCGAACGTGCCGTGCAGGAGCTCGATGGCCTGGATGTGCTGGTCAACATCGCCGGCAAGCAGACCGCAGTGAAAGACATTGCCGACATCACCACCGAGCAGTTCGACGCCACTTACAAGACCAACGTCTATGCGATGTTCTGGCTGTGCAAGGCAGCCATCCCGCACTTGCCGTCGGGCGCATCGATCATCAATACCGGCTCGATCCAGTCGTATCAGCCCTCGGCCACTCTGCTCGACTACGCCTCCACCAAGGCAGCCATCGTCAACTTCACCAAAGGGCTGGCGCAGCAGATTGCCGAGAAGGGCATCCGTGTCAACGCGGTTGCGCCCGGCCCGGTGTGGACGCCGCTGCAGCCCAGCGGTGGTCAGCCACCGGAAAAGATTCCCGATTTCGGTTCGGAAACGCCGCTCAAGCGTGCCGGCCAGCCGGTGGAAATGGCGCCGCTGTACGTCATCCTGGCGTCGCAGGAATCCAGCTATGTCACTGGCGAAGTCTTCGGTGCCACCGGCGGCCTGTTGCTGTCTTGAGCCACCGCGACGCACAGTTTCAACGTGATGCCACAGGCACCTTGCCGATCGCTGCGTATGCGGCGATCGGCGATGGCCGTTCGGTCGCCTGTGCGGTGCAGACGGCAGCATCGACTGGTGGCGCGTGCCACAGATGGATTCGCCACCGTTGTTCGATCGCCTGCTCGATGCTCGCGAAGGCGGCTATTTCGCACTCACACCGCAACGCCTGCAGCACGCACAACGCCGATATCGCGACGGCAGCAACATCCTCGAAACCACCTTTACGACCGAACACGGCATTGCACGCCTGACCGAATCGCTCAACAGCGGCGAAGCCGGCCGCTTACCGTGGTCGGAACTAGAGCGTGTTATGAACTTTGCCCTTGTCACGCTAACGTATACGGATGAAGCCTCGTAAGCCTTATTCCACCGATATTTCCGACGAAGAATGGGCCTTTGCGGCTCCCTATTTGACGCTGATGGACGTGCAGGCACCGCAGCGCAAGTATGAGCTACGCGCGATGTTCAACGCACTGCGGTGGATCGCGCGCGCCGGCGCACCATGGCGATTGCTTCCCAACGATTTTCCGCCCTGGGAAGCGGTGTATCAGCAAACACAGCGCTGGCTGCAAGCGGGCTGCTTTGAGGCCATGGTCAGTGATCTGCGCTCACTCTTGCGTGTGGCGCAAGGGAAAAAAGGCCAGCCGAGCGCGGTCATTTTCGATGCTCGCACGCTGCAGTCCACCTGCGAAAGCGGGCCGCGTGCTGGATACGATGGCTATAAACGCAAGAAAGGCAGCAAGGTACACATGGCCGTCGATACGCTTGGACATCTGCTCGCTGTCCAGGTGACGCCGGCTAATGAGCAGGAGCGCGCGCAAGTCCGATCGTTGGCACAAGAGGTACAACACGTGACCGGTGAAACGGTCAAGATCGCCTTTGTTGATCAGGGCTACACCGGTCAAGAACCGGCGCAGGCGGCCACGGAAGAAGGCATTGAGTTGCAAGTGATCAAGCTGCAAGAAGCGAAAAAAGGCTTTGTCTTGCTGCCGCGCCGTTGGGTTGTCGAGCGCAGCTTCGGATGGGCCAATCGTTTCAGACGGCTGGCACGCGACTACGAGCGATTGCCGGAAACCTTGGCCGGTTTGCACTTCGTCGTCTTCACGATCCTGATGCTTGGAAATGCAGCCACCCTCTTTCAAATTTCATAACACGCTCTAGCACGACGCATCGAAGGCGTCGAAGGCGAGGTCGTTTTCGATCTGATCTACCACCCCGGCACGCGTGCCGGCCAGGCCACGCCCTGGCAAAGCGAAACACCTAATGGCCGCGTGCATCACGTCGGCCCTGTGATGACGATGCTGCGCTTTGATGAAGCCGCAGCGACCATCTCGCTTTGCGACGACCGCGGCGTGCACGCCACGTTTGCCATCCGCGCAGGCGATACGCAAGTGGTCGCATTGCTGGCCGCTGATGCCGGTTCCTGCGCTGGAAGACATCGACGGACGCATCGAGCGCAGCGATGCGGAGTGGCGCCAGTGGAGCGGCAACCTGCGCTACGACAGCGGGTATCGCGAAGAGGTCGTGCGCTCGGCATTGGCGCTGAAGTTCCTGTGGTTTTCTCCTACTGGCGCCATCGCTGCAGCGGTCACTGTTGCATTACCCGAGCAGATCGACGAAAACGGCAATTGGGACTATCGCTACGCCTGGGTGCGCGATACGGCGTACACCACCAAGGCGTTTTTGCGCGTGGGCGCATTGGCTGATGCCAAGGCCGCATTTAGCTGGTTGATGCGCACCATCCGCCGCCATCGCCCCGGCGAGCGCCCCTGCAATACCCTCGATGGCGAGCTGGT contains:
- a CDS encoding 16S rRNA (uracil(1498)-N(3))-methyltransferase; its protein translation is MRLTRSHVALPLHCDQEVTLPEESANHLLRVLRLRQGDACILFNGDGSDYHARITVAGKRAARAMVERAEPLANESPLRITLLQGIARGEKMDLILQKATELGVAVIVPVNAERTEVKLDPARMEKRVAHWRSVVVSACEQSGRARVPHLAAPLGLLEAAQASDPRELRLTLDPQGEHRLSTLPAGIQRSVIVAIGPEGGWSPRDRMILGEAGFSGLRLGPRILRTETAGLAAVAALQSRFGDL
- a CDS encoding SDR family oxidoreductase translates to MSSAKNQYQMQNPLTQFPQPQFPEQTQHAPGSIHALQPQADHGEQSYEGFGRLKGRKALITGADSGIGRATAIAFAREGADVVLNYLPEEESDAAEVVQLIQAEGRKAIPMPGDLNNEAFCTELVERAVQELDGLDVLVNIAGKQTAVKDIADITTEQFDATYKTNVYAMFWLCKAAIPHLPSGASIINTGSIQSYQPSATLLDYASTKAAIVNFTKGLAQQIAEKGIRVNAVAPGPVWTPLQPSGGQPPEKIPDFGSETPLKRAGQPVEMAPLYVILASQESSYVTGEVFGATGGLLLS
- a CDS encoding FAD-dependent oxidoreductase: MPLDDTRHHQMFPELDLAQLAITRRFASGSAKRFSAGETVFDVGDAHAPVWVVLDGAIEVVHRDGLGNEKPIMLHTPGQFTGEISQLAGRASLAAGRAGPDGCLALPFDTAHLRALMISSADVGEVVMRALILRRVGLIEGDASGSMLIGEPDDAHLTRLQGFLTRNGYPNTVIDVSDEEGRALVDRLGIQEHDLPVMACPSGRVLRQPSDVEAAHCLGMTPDIDPNKRYDVAIVGAGPAGLATAVYAASEGLSVLVLDQRAIGGQAGASARIENYLGFPTGISGQALAGRAYNQALKFGAELAIPIEAATLECGRDDGALTLDLADGKQLLASTVVIASGVRYRRPDIEGLDRFEGHGVSYWASPVEARLCEGGVVVLVGGGNSAGQAVAFLAPRVKQLHLIIRGDGLEASMSHYLIERIAALPNVQLHTGTEVSALEGDPERGLHAAVLRTRADGQTMRLELRHLFLFVGADPNTDWLQNCVETDKRGFVITGTARGDGMPACWPLETNRPGVFAIGDVRASSVKRVAAAVGEGAAVVAQIHQYLARQADPVPMSELASANQESTTS
- a CDS encoding IS5 family transposase, with the translated sequence MKPRKPYSTDISDEEWAFAAPYLTLMDVQAPQRKYELRAMFNALRWIARAGAPWRLLPNDFPPWEAVYQQTQRWLQAGCFEAMVSDLRSLLRVAQGKKGQPSAVIFDARTLQSTCESGPRAGYDGYKRKKGSKVHMAVDTLGHLLAVQVTPANEQERAQVRSLAQEVQHVTGETVKIAFVDQGYTGQEPAQAATEEGIELQVIKLQEAKKGFVLLPRRWVVERSFGWANRFRRLARDYERLPETLAGLHFVVFTILMLGNAATLFQIS
- a CDS encoding HD domain-containing protein, which codes for MTALTERYALAVDYARIAHAGQVRKGTQIPYLSHLLGVSTLVLECGGDEEQAIAGLLHDVVEDCGGGHEASIRAQFGNAVADIVMACTDATAEDKAEVDNTRSARKRDWRERKLAYLDHLRKTPERALLVSGCDKLYNARTIVQDLENPAVGQDIFNVFTAGREGTLWYYGALEEIFRTRSAATARLFSGVVTHMQALAHTGEQPVPAHALG
- a CDS encoding EAL domain-containing protein is translated as MPMLSVCNACRDGQDFPTAITMAFQPIVDVSTRSIYASEALVRGVNGESAGSILAAVDERNRYAFDQVCRVKAIECAAQIALPTLLSINFMPNAVYNPEHCLRATLSATEQYGWPLDAIIFEVSEQERLADPAHLLSILRTYRARGMKTAIDDFGAGYSGLGLLADFQPDLLKLDMALIRGINTDLSRQAIVCHVTRMCEELGIAVIAEGIEHPDECRTLRDMGIRLQQGYLFAHPQIGALPQVHWPE